The Flavobacterium marginilacus genome window below encodes:
- a CDS encoding glycoside hydrolase family 2 TIM barrel-domain containing protein, translating to MFQPIQNNHFSRFRFSIVFCLFGIWISYAQSVTGEPAGIPELHKKYEFAPWEDPTVTSINRQPSRATAYSYTTVEDALKGDRTKSRIQMLNGDWDFKYAVNLKEASKDFYKNTVSGWDKIEVPSNWEMKGYDNPIYKSAVYPFRPINPPYIPKDYNGVGSYQRSFTVPENWKDMTVTLHFGAVSSGFEVWLNGEFLGYGEDSFLPSEFDVTPYLKAGENVVSVRVIRWADGSYLEDQDHWRVSGIQREVFIMAEPKLRIQDFFVQTKLDKKYEDAIFKLRPKVENLTGQKIKDYMMNVQLYDANNTAMFKEPLQRPVIDLINESYPRLDNVRFGFFQENIKNPKKWSSEEPNLYTMVISIKDKNGNITEAKSCKVGFRSIEFSKENGKMLINGKETYVYGVNRHDHNPVRGKALTREDIKQDITTIKKFNFNFIRTSHYPNDPYFYELCDQYGIMVMDEANQETHGIGGKLSNDPKWTNAYLERMTRMVERDKNHPSVVMWSLGNEGGKGPNHSAMSGWVHDFDITRPVHYEPAQGNAKLDGYIDPLDPGYPKTIDHAYRFENPQDDSYVDMVSRFYPGVFTPKFLVDQKKDTRPIIFVEYSHAMGNSVGNLKELWDEFRSLPRVIGGCIWEFKDQGLVKFDSRSGQNYFAHGGDFGEKYHDGNFNTKGIVDSNGKPKGSIYECKWVFQPVTSTLKDGNQLEIKNRSAEKSLAGYIPVLKILENGNVIKTQILKPFTLEAGQFTTLNVSQYLPKMKADAEYILNIEFQLSKDELWASKGYAVAEDQFLLKKKEVTLESKKGNLSVSESDADFNIKGKTFDIKINKVNGALSSYVFNGEEQVFAPLLPNFVRPLTDNDKRGWKSQKLLKQWYKAKPKLINIKIDKSASDIKIISDYEIIKDSASVNVVYNISPDGVIKVDYSLKASDKLPNIPKIGMQMGVQRKFDQISWYGKGELENYNDRSFGSFVGKYSLPINDFIEHYPKPQENGNRCDVRWMALSTPQKSNGFLVVNDSKVLSMSAWPYTQENLSSAGHTYDLKDPGFLTVNIDLMQMGVGGNDSWTLVAQPLEQYQIKSGDYQYSFYLTPFSGSKNQLESSLKKFKY from the coding sequence ATGTTTCAGCCAATTCAAAATAATCACTTTTCTAGGTTTCGATTTTCGATAGTATTCTGCTTGTTTGGTATTTGGATAAGCTACGCCCAATCCGTTACAGGAGAACCAGCCGGAATTCCTGAACTGCACAAAAAATACGAATTTGCACCGTGGGAAGATCCAACCGTAACCAGTATCAACAGACAGCCGTCTAGAGCAACGGCCTATTCTTATACAACTGTTGAAGATGCTTTAAAAGGTGACAGAACCAAAAGTCGAATCCAGATGCTGAACGGCGACTGGGATTTTAAATACGCCGTAAACTTAAAAGAAGCTTCAAAAGATTTCTATAAAAATACTGTTTCAGGCTGGGATAAAATCGAAGTGCCATCCAACTGGGAAATGAAAGGGTATGATAATCCTATTTACAAAAGTGCCGTTTATCCGTTCAGACCGATAAATCCGCCTTATATTCCTAAAGATTATAATGGAGTTGGTTCGTACCAACGTAGTTTTACCGTTCCCGAAAACTGGAAAGATATGACGGTTACTTTACATTTCGGAGCTGTAAGTTCAGGTTTTGAAGTATGGTTGAACGGAGAATTTTTAGGATACGGAGAAGACAGTTTCCTGCCATCTGAGTTTGATGTAACGCCATATTTGAAAGCTGGCGAAAATGTAGTTTCTGTGCGGGTGATTCGCTGGGCGGATGGTTCCTATTTGGAAGATCAGGATCACTGGCGTGTGAGCGGAATCCAGCGTGAAGTTTTTATTATGGCAGAGCCAAAGTTACGCATTCAGGATTTCTTTGTTCAGACCAAATTAGACAAAAAATACGAAGATGCGATTTTCAAACTACGACCGAAAGTAGAGAATCTGACGGGACAAAAAATCAAAGATTATATGATGAATGTTCAGTTGTATGATGCCAACAATACGGCAATGTTCAAAGAACCGCTTCAAAGGCCGGTGATTGATTTAATCAACGAAAGCTACCCGCGTCTGGACAATGTGCGTTTCGGATTCTTTCAGGAAAACATCAAAAATCCAAAAAAATGGAGTTCCGAAGAGCCGAATTTATATACGATGGTCATTTCGATAAAAGATAAAAATGGAAATATCACCGAAGCCAAAAGCTGTAAAGTAGGTTTCCGTTCGATTGAATTTTCGAAAGAAAACGGAAAAATGCTCATCAACGGAAAAGAAACGTATGTATATGGTGTAAACCGTCACGATCATAACCCTGTACGTGGAAAAGCATTAACCAGAGAGGACATCAAGCAGGATATTACCACGATTAAAAAGTTCAATTTCAATTTTATACGTACCAGTCATTATCCAAACGATCCTTATTTCTATGAATTGTGTGATCAGTACGGAATTATGGTAATGGACGAAGCCAATCAGGAAACACACGGAATTGGAGGAAAACTGAGTAACGATCCAAAATGGACCAACGCCTATTTGGAGCGTATGACCCGAATGGTTGAAAGAGATAAAAATCACCCGTCAGTAGTGATGTGGAGTTTAGGCAATGAAGGCGGAAAAGGGCCAAATCATTCCGCAATGTCGGGCTGGGTTCACGATTTTGATATTACTCGTCCGGTACATTATGAACCTGCTCAGGGAAATGCAAAGTTAGACGGTTACATTGACCCGCTTGATCCAGGATATCCAAAAACAATTGATCACGCTTACCGATTCGAAAACCCGCAGGACGATTCATATGTCGATATGGTCAGCCGTTTTTATCCGGGCGTTTTCACACCTAAATTTTTGGTAGATCAAAAGAAAGATACAAGGCCAATTATTTTTGTTGAATACTCACACGCTATGGGGAATTCAGTTGGAAATTTAAAAGAATTATGGGATGAATTCCGTTCGCTTCCAAGAGTTATCGGAGGCTGTATCTGGGAATTCAAAGATCAGGGACTGGTGAAATTCGATTCGAGATCAGGTCAGAACTATTTTGCCCACGGAGGAGATTTTGGCGAAAAATACCATGATGGAAACTTCAATACAAAAGGAATTGTAGATTCTAACGGAAAACCCAAAGGCTCTATTTATGAATGTAAATGGGTGTTTCAACCGGTGACTTCAACCTTAAAAGACGGCAATCAATTAGAAATAAAGAACCGCAGTGCTGAAAAATCTTTAGCGGGTTATATTCCGGTTTTGAAGATTTTAGAAAACGGTAATGTAATCAAAACACAGATTTTAAAACCTTTCACTTTAGAAGCAGGACAATTCACAACATTAAATGTGAGTCAGTATCTTCCAAAAATGAAAGCCGATGCAGAGTACATTTTAAATATCGAATTCCAGCTTTCGAAAGATGAGTTGTGGGCTTCAAAAGGCTACGCTGTTGCAGAAGATCAGTTTCTGCTGAAAAAGAAGGAAGTTACTTTAGAATCTAAAAAAGGAAATCTAAGCGTTTCCGAATCAGATGCTGATTTTAATATCAAAGGAAAAACTTTTGATATCAAAATCAACAAAGTAAACGGAGCATTGAGCTCGTATGTTTTCAATGGAGAAGAACAGGTTTTTGCGCCATTGCTTCCAAATTTCGTAAGACCACTTACAGACAATGACAAAAGAGGATGGAAATCCCAAAAGCTTTTGAAACAATGGTACAAAGCGAAACCTAAATTGATAAACATTAAAATAGATAAATCAGCTTCAGATATTAAAATCATCAGCGATTACGAAATTATAAAAGACAGTGCTAGTGTAAATGTAGTGTACAATATCAGTCCAGACGGCGTGATAAAAGTTGATTATAGTTTAAAAGCTTCAGACAAACTGCCAAACATTCCAAAAATCGGAATGCAGATGGGTGTTCAGAGAAAATTCGACCAGATTTCGTGGTACGGAAAAGGCGAACTAGAAAATTACAACGACAGAAGTTTTGGCTCGTTTGTTGGTAAATATTCACTGCCAATAAATGATTTTATCGAACATTATCCAAAACCGCAGGAAAACGGAAACCGATGTGATGTACGATGGATGGCATTAAGCACTCCACAGAAAAGCAATGGATTTTTGGTGGTGAATGATTCCAAAGTTTTAAGCATGAGTGCGTGGCCTTACACACAAGAAAACCTGAGTTCAGCAGGTCATACGTACGATCTAAAAGATCCGGGATTTTTGACGGTAAATATCGACTTAATGCAGATGGGAGTGGGAGGGAACGATAGCTGGACATTAGTTGCACAGCCTTTGGAACAATATCAAATTAAATCAGGAGATTATCAATATAGTTTTTATTTAACGCCTTTCAGTGGTTCAAAAAACCAGCTGGAAAGCAGTTTGAAGAAGTTTAAGTATTAA
- a CDS encoding glycosylase, protein MKNSIKYIVIAITVLSIESCATKYKKREITETVMQEIYNEIKTPYKYGLVMVPTDNSYKMDCPSVFRKDGKWYMTYLIYDGRGYETWLAESDNLLDWKYLGKVMSFSENEKHWDVNQKAGYISLQDMTWGGSYEWEKYDDKYWMSYFGGDSKGYEAGVLSIGMAYTKEAPTKPHEFQRLENPVLTPKDKDVRWWDNSTMYKNSVIRDKDKLTGHNFIMYYNARGDSINPAKGAERIAMAVSNDMKHWERYGNKPLINHHKGISGDAYIQRINDTWVMFYFGAFWTGWNQGAFNRFAVSNDLVNWTDWKGEDLIKSSEPYDNMFAHKSFVVKHDGVVYHFYCAVNKAEQRGIAVATSKDLGKSEMNFVAPPEKVKKN, encoded by the coding sequence ATGAAAAACTCAATTAAATACATCGTAATTGCAATCACAGTTTTGTCAATTGAAAGCTGTGCGACAAAATACAAAAAACGTGAAATCACTGAAACGGTAATGCAGGAGATTTATAACGAAATCAAAACGCCTTATAAATACGGTTTGGTGATGGTGCCAACAGACAACTCCTATAAAATGGACTGTCCTTCTGTATTTAGAAAAGATGGCAAGTGGTATATGACGTATTTAATTTATGACGGAAGAGGTTATGAAACTTGGCTTGCTGAAAGTGATAATTTACTGGACTGGAAATATTTAGGAAAAGTAATGTCGTTTTCTGAAAACGAAAAACACTGGGATGTCAACCAGAAAGCAGGATATATTTCACTGCAGGACATGACTTGGGGCGGAAGCTACGAATGGGAAAAATACGATGATAAATACTGGATGAGTTATTTTGGTGGAGACAGCAAAGGCTACGAAGCAGGAGTTTTATCAATCGGAATGGCATATACGAAAGAAGCGCCGACAAAACCGCACGAATTTCAGAGATTGGAAAATCCGGTTTTAACGCCAAAAGATAAAGACGTTAGATGGTGGGACAATAGTACGATGTACAAAAACAGCGTGATTCGTGATAAAGATAAACTGACAGGACACAATTTTATCATGTATTACAATGCCCGTGGCGATAGTATAAATCCTGCGAAAGGAGCAGAGCGTATTGCTATGGCAGTATCGAACGATATGAAACACTGGGAGCGTTATGGCAACAAACCTTTGATTAATCATCATAAAGGAATCTCAGGCGATGCCTATATTCAGCGTATTAATGATACTTGGGTGATGTTCTATTTCGGCGCTTTCTGGACGGGCTGGAATCAAGGTGCATTTAACCGTTTTGCAGTTTCAAATGATTTGGTTAACTGGACCGATTGGAAAGGCGAAGATTTGATTAAATCGTCTGAACCTTATGACAATATGTTTGCGCACAAATCATTTGTGGTAAAACATGATGGTGTAGTGTATCATTTTTATTGTGCCGTAAACAAAGCAGAGCAAAGAGGAATCGCAGTAGCAACTTCGAAGGATTTAGGAAAAAGTGAAATGAATTTTGTAGCACCTCCTGAAAAGGTTAAGAAGAATTAA
- a CDS encoding alpha-rhamnosidase, whose translation MITFTSLGQRFKTAVSVIALLFLSEMSSAQTWIYYPGDFEVWLSNKMQVRRTEREAVFPPLWQYYSPYALVTFQTEVDIPQSDEVKIYSEGTFQLILDGVQIYGQPKSLKIPAGKHKISFKVYNQEVLPAIYIAGKYVKSDASWKVTNEDKLWIDENGKAQQSGTPWVPVGSWNFDSPEHKPSEFKLTTKPLSAKKTEKIGTGQLVDFGKETFGYIKIHGLKGKGKVALYYGESREEALDTAKCETLDHLSFDGNQSETYTHTGSKAFRYVQVQADAGVKYDSISMLYEYLPLDYRGAFKSSDQLLNKIWDVSAYTMHLTSREFFIDGIKRDRWVWSGDAYQSYLMNYYLFFDSASVERTLLALRGKEPVTAHVNIIMDYSLYWFVGVYDYYLHTGDTKFIKTFYPRMKSLMEFCLKRRNTNGFLEPLEGDWVFIDWANGLPKTGEVSFEQMLLARSLEAMAVSAKIAGENEDQKQYQKLASDLKTKLFDVFWDKKENVMMHQRIDGKMQDIVTRYANMFGIFFNYFNEEQKQSIKNKVLLNDKILKITTPYMRFYELEALCAMGEQNYVLKEMKDYWGGMLNEGATSFWEEYNPSKKGTEHLAMYGRPYGKSLCHAWGSSPIYLLGKYYLGVKPTAPGYAEYEIKPNLGGLQWMEGKVPTPKGEVNVYCSTTEIKVKAAEGEGKLIFESQNKPKTNSGTITELAKNKYQLIVKPNVEYKVIYKAI comes from the coding sequence ATGATCACATTTACTTCTTTAGGTCAACGTTTTAAAACGGCTGTTAGTGTTATCGCATTATTGTTTTTATCCGAAATGTCTTCGGCTCAAACATGGATTTATTATCCTGGAGATTTTGAAGTTTGGTTAAGTAATAAAATGCAGGTAAGACGTACAGAACGCGAAGCCGTATTTCCACCGCTTTGGCAATATTACAGTCCGTATGCTTTGGTGACTTTTCAAACTGAAGTGGATATTCCGCAATCAGACGAGGTAAAAATTTATTCGGAAGGAACTTTTCAGTTGATTTTAGACGGTGTTCAAATTTATGGACAACCAAAATCATTAAAAATTCCTGCCGGAAAACACAAAATTTCCTTTAAAGTATATAATCAGGAAGTGTTGCCGGCTATTTATATTGCTGGTAAATACGTTAAATCAGACGCTTCTTGGAAGGTGACTAATGAAGACAAACTTTGGATTGATGAAAATGGAAAAGCACAGCAATCCGGCACGCCTTGGGTGCCTGTTGGATCCTGGAATTTTGACTCGCCAGAGCATAAACCTTCCGAATTTAAACTCACAACCAAACCTTTGAGTGCCAAAAAAACAGAAAAAATAGGAACTGGTCAATTGGTCGATTTTGGTAAAGAAACTTTTGGTTATATCAAAATTCACGGTTTAAAAGGAAAAGGGAAAGTGGCTCTTTATTATGGTGAATCTCGTGAGGAAGCGCTGGATACGGCCAAATGTGAAACATTAGACCATTTATCTTTTGATGGAAATCAGTCCGAAACCTACACACATACAGGTTCCAAAGCATTCCGCTATGTTCAGGTACAGGCAGATGCAGGAGTAAAATATGATTCTATTTCGATGTTGTATGAATATTTGCCATTGGACTATCGTGGTGCATTCAAATCTTCGGATCAATTATTGAATAAAATTTGGGATGTGTCGGCTTACACGATGCATTTAACATCCCGCGAATTTTTTATAGACGGAATTAAACGCGACCGCTGGGTTTGGTCTGGCGATGCATATCAAAGTTACTTGATGAATTATTATTTATTCTTTGATTCGGCTTCGGTAGAACGAACGCTGTTGGCGCTTCGTGGCAAAGAACCCGTGACAGCTCATGTAAATATCATAATGGATTATTCGCTCTATTGGTTTGTGGGTGTTTACGATTACTATTTACACACTGGCGATACGAAATTTATCAAGACTTTTTATCCGCGAATGAAATCATTGATGGAGTTCTGTTTAAAAAGAAGAAATACAAACGGATTCCTCGAACCCTTGGAAGGTGATTGGGTTTTTATTGACTGGGCAAACGGATTACCAAAAACCGGTGAGGTTAGTTTTGAACAAATGCTTTTGGCAAGAAGTTTAGAGGCTATGGCTGTCAGTGCTAAAATTGCAGGTGAAAATGAAGACCAAAAACAGTATCAAAAATTAGCTTCTGATTTAAAAACAAAACTATTTGATGTGTTTTGGGATAAAAAAGAAAACGTGATGATGCATCAGCGTATCGACGGTAAAATGCAGGATATTGTAACTAGATACGCTAATATGTTCGGTATTTTCTTTAATTATTTTAATGAAGAACAAAAACAAAGCATCAAAAATAAGGTGTTGCTTAATGATAAAATTCTTAAAATCACGACACCTTATATGCGTTTTTACGAGTTGGAAGCCTTGTGCGCTATGGGCGAACAGAATTATGTGTTGAAAGAAATGAAAGACTATTGGGGCGGAATGTTAAATGAGGGAGCAACTTCTTTCTGGGAAGAATACAACCCTAGTAAAAAAGGTACAGAACATTTAGCGATGTATGGACGCCCTTATGGGAAAAGCCTTTGCCACGCCTGGGGTTCAAGTCCAATCTATTTGCTGGGTAAATATTATTTAGGAGTAAAACCAACCGCTCCCGGTTATGCTGAATACGAAATCAAACCTAATTTAGGTGGTTTACAATGGATGGAAGGAAAAGTACCAACACCAAAAGGAGAAGTTAACGTTTATTGCAGTACCACAGAAATTAAGGTTAAAGCAGCTGAAGGAGAAGGTAAATTGATTTTTGAAAGTCAAAATAAACCAAAAACCAATTCAGGAACGATTACAGAATTAGCAAAAAATAAATATCAGTTGATCGTAAAGCCGAATGTGGAGTATAAAGTGATTTATAAGGCGATTTAA
- a CDS encoding sodium:solute symporter — MNSIYDKLTILDFIIVAVYLVTLLVIGYVVSVKQSKKNETLFMAGNSLNWYNIGFNMWGTNVGPSSLLAFASIGYATGIVAGNFEWYAFVFLLLLAMVFAPRYIASKVSTMPEYMGKRYGDSTQTILAWYAMVKILVSWLSLGLFSGGILVRQILGIPMWQSVTVLVIFSGIFTFAGGLKAIAKVNVFQMILLIAVSLTLSYLGLQKVGGIEALIAKTPSNFWNLVQPANDAHYPWTAILLGYPVAAVAFFCTDQSMVQSVLGAKNLEQGQLGVNFIGWLKVMALPLFILPGILCYVLYPELGKNSDLAYMTMVTNLFPSGMNGLVICVMIAVLVGTIGSSLNALSTVFTNDIYVKKINPDATIKEQIKIGRITIAAGCLFAILIAVAIDNIKGQNLFNIFQAVLGFLAPSLSVVFLLSIFWKRTTKKAVNATLSWGSAFSLFVGVLYLWVFPADKYPVWPHFLLISFYIFAVLMIGAIIISLLDKNPETNFVSETDVPKTSKRVKILFALLGLTILSLYLIFNFN, encoded by the coding sequence ATGAACAGCATTTATGACAAATTAACGATCCTCGATTTTATAATAGTTGCTGTTTATTTAGTGACTTTATTGGTCATTGGTTATGTGGTCAGTGTCAAGCAGAGCAAAAAGAACGAAACGCTTTTTATGGCGGGAAATTCGCTGAATTGGTACAATATCGGATTCAATATGTGGGGAACCAATGTGGGACCTTCTTCCTTATTGGCTTTTGCCAGTATTGGTTATGCCACAGGAATTGTGGCAGGAAATTTTGAATGGTACGCTTTTGTTTTCTTATTGCTTTTGGCAATGGTTTTTGCGCCTCGTTATATTGCGAGTAAAGTAAGTACGATGCCCGAATATATGGGAAAACGGTATGGCGACAGTACTCAGACTATCTTGGCTTGGTACGCCATGGTCAAAATTTTGGTAAGCTGGTTGTCTCTGGGACTGTTTAGCGGAGGTATTTTGGTACGTCAGATTTTAGGAATCCCGATGTGGCAGAGCGTTACAGTTTTAGTCATTTTCTCTGGGATTTTTACGTTTGCCGGAGGATTGAAAGCCATTGCTAAAGTGAATGTTTTCCAGATGATTTTATTAATTGCTGTATCGCTTACGTTATCTTATTTAGGATTGCAGAAAGTAGGAGGAATCGAAGCTTTGATTGCCAAAACACCTTCGAATTTCTGGAATTTAGTACAGCCTGCAAACGATGCGCATTATCCATGGACAGCTATTTTATTAGGATATCCTGTTGCCGCAGTGGCTTTCTTTTGTACGGATCAATCTATGGTGCAAAGTGTTTTGGGAGCAAAGAATTTAGAACAGGGACAATTGGGGGTTAATTTCATTGGCTGGCTAAAAGTTATGGCATTGCCATTATTTATTCTGCCTGGAATCCTTTGTTATGTTTTATATCCTGAATTGGGTAAAAATTCTGATTTGGCGTATATGACAATGGTTACTAATTTATTTCCAAGCGGCATGAATGGACTGGTGATTTGCGTAATGATTGCTGTTTTAGTGGGAACAATTGGTTCGTCTCTTAATGCGTTGAGTACGGTTTTTACAAATGATATTTATGTAAAGAAAATCAATCCGGACGCAACCATTAAGGAACAAATTAAAATAGGACGTATTACAATTGCTGCGGGGTGTTTATTTGCCATTCTCATCGCTGTGGCAATTGATAATATAAAAGGGCAAAATTTATTCAATATTTTCCAAGCCGTTTTAGGTTTCTTGGCTCCGTCTTTATCAGTGGTGTTTTTGTTGAGTATTTTCTGGAAACGCACTACCAAAAAAGCAGTAAATGCAACTCTTTCATGGGGTTCGGCTTTTAGTTTGTTTGTGGGAGTTTTATATCTGTGGGTTTTCCCGGCAGACAAGTATCCTGTTTGGCCCCACTTTTTATTGATATCATTTTACATTTTTGCGGTTTTAATGATTGGGGCAATTATCATTTCATTATTGGATAAAAATCCGGAAACTAATTTTGTTAGTGAAACCGATGTTCCTAAAACCAGTAAACGAGTGAAGATCTTGTTCGCTTTATTGGGACTAACCATTTTGAGTTTATACCTCATTTTTAATTTCAATTAA
- a CDS encoding Gfo/Idh/MocA family protein, whose translation MLKIAILGLGEGRSTMSAVLESSKLELVKICDKSEELCKKRSKEFDFHSFTTNYDDLLQDSAIDIIAIYTPDHLHAQHVKQALLHGKHVVCTKPFIDDLSDAKELLELSEKTGKKVFIGQSSRFFEPAKRQRKDYKTGVIGDLITIESHYHADHRWFLEKEWSLLQSFKWLYGGLSHPVDFIRWYLPNIEEVMGYGMISSNGVTAGLKNEDTMHFIFKATDGRIARVSGVYTSPTQPTKRDSGMSVILRGTEGASQADYHELRYSVTDKKGEEKIIHWGDSTIKYYFRFEGQSHHGGEYQNYLEYFADSIEQDFTAYPDMNEGIRTVALLQAMDKSLQTGMPVKITDVLNEYGL comes from the coding sequence ATGTTAAAAATAGCCATTTTAGGACTTGGAGAAGGCCGCAGTACAATGTCGGCCGTTTTAGAAAGTTCAAAACTAGAGCTTGTCAAAATATGTGACAAAAGTGAGGAGTTATGTAAGAAGAGATCAAAAGAGTTTGATTTTCATTCTTTTACAACAAACTATGATGATTTATTGCAAGATAGCGCAATCGATATAATTGCAATATATACACCGGATCATCTGCATGCACAGCATGTTAAGCAGGCATTATTACATGGAAAACATGTAGTGTGCACAAAACCGTTTATTGATGATTTATCAGATGCCAAAGAATTATTAGAATTAAGTGAAAAGACAGGCAAAAAGGTCTTTATCGGACAGAGTTCTCGTTTTTTTGAACCGGCAAAAAGACAAAGAAAAGATTATAAAACAGGAGTAATAGGGGATTTAATTACAATTGAATCCCATTACCATGCGGATCATCGTTGGTTTTTGGAAAAAGAATGGTCCTTATTGCAATCATTTAAATGGCTGTATGGCGGTTTGAGCCATCCTGTAGATTTCATTCGTTGGTATTTGCCAAATATTGAAGAGGTAATGGGGTACGGAATGATTAGCAGCAACGGAGTAACAGCGGGTTTGAAAAATGAAGATACAATGCACTTTATTTTTAAGGCAACCGATGGCAGAATTGCTAGAGTGAGCGGTGTTTATACTTCGCCAACACAGCCAACCAAAAGAGACAGCGGTATGAGTGTTATTTTGAGAGGTACTGAAGGGGCAAGCCAAGCTGATTATCACGAATTACGTTATTCAGTTACTGACAAAAAGGGAGAAGAAAAAATAATTCATTGGGGTGATTCGACTATTAAATATTATTTCCGTTTTGAGGGGCAGAGCCACCATGGCGGTGAATACCAAAATTACCTGGAATATTTTGCAGATAGTATTGAGCAGGATTTTACGGCTTATCCAGACATGAACGAAGGAATAAGAACCGTAGCCTTATTGCAGGCAATGGATAAATCATTACAAACAGGAATGCCAGTAAAAATTACTGATGTTCTTAATGAATATGGCCTATGA